The region TAGATTATAAGCTTTCCACAGACTTGGATTGTTTTTAGGATTCCGTGAAATGCGCGACTAAGCGTCTATAAAGTCCCCCACCCCTCAGATTGATAGAATTTTTCCTCAACCCTTTAAAGAGGCCACAAATTTGCCTTCAAGTTAGGTCAAAAGAGATTGCATTTTCAGGGCCTTTTGCTCCACGAAAATTCATTAGGACGTCAACTAGTTCCATGTGCTCATCGGGGTTAGTTGTCTCATCATCAATTTTCATCTCAAGTTGTTTTTGGAGTTCCTATCTAAGGGGGTACTGTTGGTTCTTCTTCTAACAAAATTTTGGAAAGAATTGTTTGCCTCTTCTTCTGAGTCATTAAAGGATGAAGAGTGTGTGGTTCGTCGGTGATTGTGATCACGTGAACTATGTCATCTATCTTCCTTCCTAACACATAGTGAAGATCGTATTTTTGATGGAGGTGATCAAGCTATATGCCTTAGGTTACCCCCTCCCTCTGGTGCTTAGGTGTGCCATCACTATCGTTTATCACTACGTCGTCTTTGAACCTATAAGGATGGAAACAACGATGATTTAGAATTTTGACTTCTCAAAGTTATTCGTTCTTGAGCTCTAAAAACACAGTTCCTGTTGAACATCATCAGTAAGTCTCTTGGTAAAGTTTATTTTCTCCATTTACTACCTAGCCCTTCGGGAGTAAGTTGTGTGGCGTGTTGTTTCAATTTTGAGGCAATTCATGTTAGCGATCACCTATATCTGAAATTCATCATCCAAAAGAAGGGGGTGCAAGAGCCTCGACTAGGAGGGGATGTTGGATCTTACTTTCTAGGTCTGATGAAGAAGTGATGAATCCTTCTTTCCAAAGTGGGTTCCTCTTCACGACTTTGCTTGCCACATATCACAGACAGTTGAAGTTGCGGGTTGCTCTTCTTCCCGGGTTTGCAATTCCTTGTTGTTTGAAAAAGTGGTTTGAACGTTATTTTTCATTTCCACACATGACACTAATGTTCCTTCTGGTGAGGAAACTTATTTTCGACTAAGATTATGGTATGATATTGGCAGACCCAGTCCTAAAAATCTTTTGTGTCTTAGGTTGTTTCAGGTGAGTTGAGGGGAATGATACCTGCAAACACTCTAACACTCAAGTCAATGATTGTCAGATATGAAAGGTATACGATTTTTTGGAAATGTTAGTGTGTACCTTTATTTGACGTTCACGGTCCTTTATATAGGAGACATATTAGGGTTTACAAGGAGTATAACCTTAGTTTCAACCATACCAACCCTAGTAGACTTATGTCATAATACAATTCTTTCGTTATGTTATTTGGCGACTCGACTTAATTGTCTGCTTGCTTATATGAAAGATTTATGTTTGCTCCACAGGTCCTAGAACCTTTCGTTGGACAACGTATTGAGACAAATATTTTGTCCTCTGACTTCATTGACATGACGTCAAACCATTATAAATATCTTTAATTTTTGAAGATTTTGTTTATATTGTTCTCCCTTCACACTGGGCCGAgacataataataataataataataataataataataataataataataataataataataataataaacaattTTCACATTGCACTGTGAAATGAAATCACATGAAATAGTTACAACTTTGCTCAAATTAATGATAAATTAACAAATTCAGAGAAAGATTAGTGCCTTATTAAATAAGAAATTACAGAAGGATACAAATAAATGGCACAATCACACAGAAGTCATCTCTAGTATAGAATTTGATGAAGACTTTTAATCTTCAACTCATTATAGACAGCATTCCAACCAGCCTGTGTTGGGTGCAACCGATCCCAAAAGAAAGTAGATTCCGGATTTTCACAAACCGAATACTTCTTAACATTATTCTCATCTACACTTCCACAATTATACTGACTACTAACTCCAAAGCAACATGGCTTCAAACGTTCCTTGATGTTATGCCTTGAAGGGTTATTCAACACCGACCTGAAACTCTCAAAAATATCTAGAATCACAAAGGTGGTGTAACCGTTGGCTTCTTGGTTCAACTTTGTCACAGATTGGTCCAATAGGTTGTTATGGAGAACTACAAGATCATTAAATGTACTATTGCAACTTTTGAATGAGTTTTGAGCAGTAGTTTGAGGAAGACAACCAAGAGGTTGTAAAGCACCAACAACAATTCTCTTAAACCCTAACTTTTGGAGTTGAACCAAATTGGTAGCTGTTTGTTTAACCACTGAGGCAATGAAAGATGGAAAGCCCTACATATATTTAAcaaattaattttatatatatttatcATTATCCTATAATGATATCATATATTATAAGTTAAATATGAAATAATTACCTGGATAGAGCCATTAGTGGCCAAGTAATGATTGTAATCATTTCCAGCAACAGATACATAAGCAATAGATTTTGTGATATCTGATTGAGTATAAACATTTTCTTGAACAAGTTGGTTGAAGGAATTGATTTGAGTAGTCACATTTGGACCTGAAGTGGATGTATCAAATACACCTGTACCACCATATGCAAAGTTCATTCCATACTTAAAATAATTCTTAGGTACAACATTCCTGAATTTGTGGGGAATTGGTGATCTCAATCCCAAATACTTGGCTGCAACACATGTATAAATTTATAATATCATTAGTTCAATGTAGTATTTACCAAAAGAGGGTACATTAAAGGGTAGGACTAGGAGTTAGTCTAT is a window of Lathyrus oleraceus cultivar Zhongwan6 chromosome 6, CAAS_Psat_ZW6_1.0, whole genome shotgun sequence DNA encoding:
- the LOC127096597 gene encoding GDSL esterase/lipase At5g03610; protein product: MDSHKQLFILLCLSLVLVLLSGLQVEASRHIKHHPSKQLFVFGDSYVDTGNTPKSKPGSWKQPYGITFPGKPAGRFSDGRVLTDFIAKYLGLRSPIPHKFRNVVPKNYFKYGMNFAYGGTGVFDTSTSGPNVTTQINSFNQLVQENVYTQSDITKSIAYVSVAGNDYNHYLATNGSIQGFPSFIASVVKQTATNLVQLQKLGFKRIVVGALQPLGCLPQTTAQNSFKSCNSTFNDLVVLHNNLLDQSVTKLNQEANGYTTFVILDIFESFRSVLNNPSRHNIKERLKPCCFGVSSQYNCGSVDENNVKKYSVCENPESTFFWDRLHPTQAGWNAVYNELKIKSLHQILY